The following coding sequences lie in one uncultured Celeribacter sp. genomic window:
- a CDS encoding sugar ABC transporter ATP-binding protein, which produces MRAPLIEMQNVSKDYRGVFAVRNVDFHLHAGEIHALLGENGAGKSTLTKMIAGVTQRSEGEILLDGKSINFATPAEALDNGIAMVFQETSLVPSMTVAQNLYLGEEKLFNRLRGLYIAAQQFLSSLNFNVDPWANVSMLGAAQKQLVEIARAVRLNARVIIFDEPTATLTPEEKHYFFSLIERLRKRGVSIVFISHALEEALAISDRITILRDGELVASDTTDTFDRDSIIGHMVGRSLSDELFYHKHSEDGARQPGKKVLSVENLSMGSMVRNTSFSLYEGQVTGLFGLIGSGRTETAKIISGVLKRNFFHGGELRYLGKSVRYRQPHKAVMDGIVYVTEDRKAEGFFDQMSIAENIYMGDIVTNPPPAGLTTASAQQKITEEWSKLLQIRAINPNAKIVELSGGNQQKVVIAKSLTQKPKLVIFDEPTRGVDVGAIAEIHKVIQNLADSGIAVLVISSYLPEILVISDRILVSRLGRVVEEFSPSDATEEKIMYAAVH; this is translated from the coding sequence ATGAGAGCCCCTTTGATTGAAATGCAGAATGTCTCGAAGGATTATCGAGGCGTCTTTGCCGTGCGCAATGTCGATTTCCACCTGCACGCCGGTGAAATTCACGCGCTTTTGGGCGAGAATGGCGCGGGCAAATCGACGCTGACCAAAATGATCGCGGGGGTGACCCAACGCTCCGAGGGGGAGATCCTTTTGGACGGCAAGTCGATCAACTTCGCGACCCCCGCCGAGGCCTTGGACAACGGCATCGCCATGGTGTTTCAGGAGACCAGCCTCGTGCCTTCGATGACCGTGGCGCAGAACCTTTATCTGGGCGAAGAGAAACTCTTCAACCGGCTGCGCGGGCTCTACATTGCTGCGCAGCAATTCCTGTCGTCTCTGAACTTCAACGTCGACCCTTGGGCCAATGTCTCGATGCTGGGCGCGGCGCAAAAGCAGCTGGTCGAGATCGCCCGTGCGGTGCGCCTCAACGCCCGTGTGATCATTTTCGACGAACCCACCGCGACGCTGACGCCGGAGGAGAAACACTATTTCTTCTCGCTCATCGAACGGCTGCGTAAACGCGGTGTGTCCATCGTCTTCATCAGCCACGCGCTGGAAGAGGCTCTGGCGATTTCGGACCGGATCACCATCCTGCGCGACGGCGAATTGGTGGCCTCTGACACCACCGACACCTTCGACCGTGACAGCATCATCGGCCATATGGTCGGGCGCAGCCTCTCGGACGAGTTGTTCTACCACAAACACTCCGAAGACGGCGCGCGGCAGCCGGGCAAAAAGGTGCTGAGCGTTGAGAATCTGTCGATGGGGTCCATGGTGCGCAACACCTCGTTTTCGCTCTACGAAGGGCAGGTGACAGGGCTTTTCGGGCTGATCGGTTCGGGGCGGACCGAGACGGCGAAGATCATCTCCGGCGTGCTCAAACGCAATTTCTTCCACGGTGGGGAGCTGCGCTATCTGGGCAAATCCGTGCGCTATCGCCAGCCGCATAAGGCGGTGATGGATGGCATCGTCTACGTGACGGAGGACCGCAAGGCCGAAGGCTTTTTTGACCAGATGTCCATCGCCGAGAACATCTATATGGGCGATATCGTAACCAACCCGCCGCCCGCTGGCCTGACCACCGCGAGCGCGCAGCAGAAGATCACGGAGGAATGGTCGAAGCTTTTGCAAATCCGGGCGATCAACCCGAATGCGAAGATCGTCGAACTGTCGGGTGGCAACCAGCAAAAGGTGGTGATCGCGAAATCCCTGACGCAAAAACCCAAGCTGGTGATCTTTGACGAGCCGACCCGGGGTGTGGATGTGGGCGCGATTGCGGAGATCCATAAGGTGATCCAGAACCTTGCCGACAGCGGCATCGCGGTTCTGGTGATCTCGTCCTATCTGCCGGAAATTCTGGTGATCTCTGACCGGATTCTCGTGAGCCGTCTGGGCCGCGTGGTCGAGGAATTCAGCCCCTCGGACGCCACGGAAGAAAAGATCATGTACGCGGCGGTCCACTGA
- a CDS encoding SMP-30/gluconolactonase/LRE family protein: MSVSDTYAKWRYRYVPDHLLGEVLSKNWIDNAIPFAFLLIVVGLFGSLIPGFLSPAGFSDLARQLGEVALISIGLGLVMLAGGIDLSVGSTFAMANFVSLALINSLGWPVWAVVPAVLCVGALIGLMNGILIGYLRLRAFLTTLATLIIVRAMVDLLILSYAREVAMSMTMSEAWFYLGEGFILGIPVNFLLLVAVAILVHLVLSRMRFGWHILAVGGSRRSAYNAGISVRRTVCATYVISGVMAAMAGIFYAARLGSVGPDTGIGLEVTVLTACVLGGISLGGGRGSVFKAFIGTVIVLMVTNSLIRLNMPSGSTPLVLGMLLLLAVAVDIRWVKNRHKLLSRVYVSPTYFDLPEDPSANVDATSSYALNDKFRDVTAIGLGDLDGPEDMIFDSNDNLYTGGRQGDIVRFFAPDYTRSEVFVHLGGFPLGLAMDKDDNLHACVAGMGLYMVTPEREIKCLSDETNRSLFSIIDDSRIRMADDLDIAADGRVYFSEATIRYGVSDWAVDALEARGNGRILAYDPKDGSTRTVLSGRVFPNGICMVDDGESLLFAETWACRISRFWFAGPRKGQVEPVIEDIPGYPDNINRASDGTYWVALAGMRSPAFDLSLKMPGFRKRMAQRVAMDEWLYPNLNTGCVLKMTLDGTVTESLWDLSGEAHPQITSIREHKGALYLGGINNNRIGRYELPEADQTWTSQNDYWGRT, from the coding sequence ATGTCCGTCTCCGACACCTATGCAAAGTGGCGTTATCGCTACGTGCCGGATCACCTCCTGGGCGAGGTGTTGTCCAAGAACTGGATCGACAATGCGATCCCCTTTGCCTTCCTTTTGATCGTCGTGGGCCTCTTTGGCTCGCTGATCCCTGGCTTTCTCAGCCCCGCAGGCTTTTCCGATCTCGCCCGCCAGCTGGGCGAAGTGGCGCTGATTTCCATCGGGCTGGGGCTTGTGATGCTCGCCGGCGGGATTGATCTCAGCGTGGGCTCGACCTTTGCCATGGCGAATTTCGTTTCTCTGGCGCTGATCAATTCTCTCGGTTGGCCGGTCTGGGCCGTGGTGCCCGCCGTGCTTTGCGTGGGCGCCCTTATCGGTCTGATGAACGGCATCCTGATCGGCTATTTGCGCCTTCGCGCCTTTCTGACCACGCTCGCGACGCTGATCATCGTGCGCGCCATGGTCGATCTTTTGATCCTGAGCTATGCCCGCGAAGTCGCGATGAGCATGACCATGTCGGAGGCCTGGTTTTACCTTGGCGAAGGCTTCATCCTCGGCATCCCGGTCAACTTCCTGTTGCTTGTGGCGGTGGCCATTCTCGTGCACCTCGTGCTGTCGCGCATGCGCTTTGGCTGGCACATCCTCGCCGTCGGCGGCTCGCGCCGTTCGGCCTATAACGCCGGGATTTCGGTGCGCCGCACGGTCTGCGCGACCTATGTGATCTCCGGCGTCATGGCTGCGATGGCCGGGATTTTCTACGCCGCACGTCTGGGCAGCGTCGGACCGGACACCGGCATCGGCCTCGAAGTCACCGTGCTGACCGCCTGCGTCTTGGGCGGGATCAGCCTCGGCGGTGGGCGCGGGTCGGTGTTCAAGGCCTTCATCGGCACGGTCATCGTGCTCATGGTCACCAACAGCCTCATCCGCCTCAACATGCCCTCCGGCTCGACGCCTCTGGTGCTTGGCATGCTTCTGTTGCTCGCCGTGGCCGTGGACATCCGCTGGGTGAAGAACCGCCACAAACTCCTGTCGCGGGTCTATGTCTCGCCGACCTATTTCGACCTGCCCGAAGACCCGTCTGCCAATGTCGACGCCACCTCGTCTTATGCGCTCAACGACAAGTTTCGCGATGTGACGGCGATCGGTCTGGGCGATCTCGACGGGCCGGAAGACATGATCTTCGACTCGAACGACAACCTCTACACCGGCGGGCGTCAGGGCGACATCGTGCGCTTCTTTGCCCCCGACTACACCCGTTCGGAGGTCTTCGTGCATCTGGGGGGCTTCCCCTTGGGCCTCGCGATGGATAAGGACGACAATCTGCACGCCTGTGTTGCGGGGATGGGCCTCTACATGGTCACGCCCGAGCGCGAGATCAAATGTCTCTCGGATGAGACCAACCGCAGCCTGTTCTCGATCATCGACGACTCACGCATCCGAATGGCCGACGATCTCGACATCGCCGCCGATGGCCGGGTCTATTTTTCCGAGGCCACCATTCGTTATGGCGTCAGCGACTGGGCTGTGGACGCTTTGGAGGCACGCGGCAACGGGCGCATTCTGGCCTATGATCCGAAAGACGGCTCGACCCGCACGGTGCTTTCTGGCCGGGTGTTCCCGAACGGTATCTGCATGGTCGATGACGGGGAGTCGCTGTTGTTCGCCGAAACATGGGCCTGCCGCATCAGCCGGTTCTGGTTCGCGGGCCCCCGCAAGGGTCAGGTCGAACCGGTGATCGAAGACATTCCCGGCTACCCGGACAACATCAACCGTGCCTCTGACGGCACCTATTGGGTCGCGCTCGCGGGCATGCGCTCGCCGGCCTTTGATCTCAGCCTCAAGATGCCGGGCTTTCGCAAACGTATGGCGCAGCGTGTCGCCATGGACGAATGGCTTTACCCGAATCTCAACACCGGCTGCGTGCTCAAGATGACTTTGGACGGCACGGTGACGGAGTCGCTTTGGGACCTGAGCGGCGAGGCGCATCCACAGATCACCTCGATCCGCGAACACAAGGGCGCGCTCTATTTGGGCGGCATCAACAACAACCGGATCGGGCGTTACGAACTGCCCGAGGCGGACCAAACATGGACCAGCCAGAACGACTATTGGGGGCGCACATGA
- a CDS encoding sugar ABC transporter substrate-binding protein: protein MKGILKGALMALTLAGGAAQIAQAEQFDDGLAPHYYDALKDKKVVFLPLAMSFDLPQVWAEGMQTQADRLGYELSIRDPNWSSDVGAQALTTLISEKPDLMVVHNPDMQVYARLLARAQKAGIKVIQINLKSVATTDAYVGVNWYEVGEHQATMAINACSPEAGGSGKIAIMQGTPTNPNNAITMSAIEDVLAEHPEIEVVSSQSADWDATKAHSVASTVIKQNPDLCGYIGLWEVMDAGVSAAIREADKVGEIKLFTNGGGQKPACDSLANGAFTGYVSYDAFGQARDLTNAIAQVMQSDLEPGEAPYALYTPIRDLTKDTMRDDSCWTMDDVAKAPF, encoded by the coding sequence ATGAAGGGCATTTTGAAAGGCGCGCTGATGGCGCTGACACTGGCGGGGGGAGCTGCACAGATCGCGCAGGCCGAACAATTCGACGACGGTCTCGCGCCGCATTATTACGACGCGCTCAAGGACAAGAAGGTGGTCTTCCTGCCGCTCGCCATGAGCTTTGATCTGCCGCAGGTCTGGGCCGAGGGCATGCAGACCCAGGCCGACCGTCTCGGTTATGAGCTGTCGATCCGTGACCCGAATTGGTCGAGCGATGTGGGTGCGCAGGCGCTGACCACCTTGATCAGCGAAAAGCCCGATCTCATGGTCGTGCACAACCCCGACATGCAGGTCTACGCCCGCCTTCTGGCGCGTGCGCAAAAGGCCGGGATCAAGGTCATTCAGATCAACCTGAAATCGGTCGCCACCACCGACGCCTATGTCGGTGTGAATTGGTACGAGGTGGGCGAGCATCAGGCGACTATGGCGATCAACGCCTGTTCCCCGGAGGCGGGCGGCAGTGGCAAGATCGCGATCATGCAGGGCACGCCGACGAACCCCAACAACGCCATCACAATGAGCGCCATCGAGGACGTTCTGGCCGAGCACCCGGAGATCGAAGTGGTCTCCAGCCAGTCCGCCGACTGGGACGCGACCAAGGCGCATTCCGTCGCCTCGACCGTGATCAAACAGAACCCCGACCTGTGCGGCTATATCGGCCTGTGGGAAGTCATGGACGCCGGTGTCTCCGCAGCGATCCGCGAGGCGGACAAGGTGGGCGAGATCAAGCTCTTTACCAATGGCGGCGGTCAGAAACCGGCCTGTGACAGTCTCGCCAATGGCGCCTTCACCGGCTACGTCAGCTATGACGCCTTCGGTCAGGCCCGTGATCTCACCAACGCGATTGCGCAGGTCATGCAGTCTGATCTCGAACCGGGCGAGGCGCCCTATGCGCTCTACACCCCGATCCGCGATCTGACCAAAGACACGATGCGCGACGATTCCTGCTGGACCATGGACGACGTCGCCAAGGCGCCGTTCTGA
- a CDS encoding ABC transporter permease — translation MTETAARKATGPAWPRLGLTQETIVFFIAIAFFAVFAVTLPGFMASDNLLSLLQNVSVLGILGVAMGIVVIGRGIDLAMVATMAMSTAWTISLMNAGTGAVGAVLLGLGFAAVIGIVMGILIAYVEIPAIFATLAMSTVIYGFGRLALVDLDVIYVPEDADWLRAISGSVGGVPLPVIWFGLVALLAYAFLRFTRRGRYIYAMGDNYEAARITGIPARPMTVLQYLLSSVIAFGAGIITASLLATVNIRVAQSTMVYDVILVVVLGGIGLSGGKGGVRNVIVGTVLIGILLNGMTIMDLSFTLQNLVKGAVLLVAIIVDSFVNPRDEQTAQQGDI, via the coding sequence ATGACTGAGACCGCCGCTCGTAAGGCGACGGGGCCCGCGTGGCCGCGCCTTGGGTTGACCCAGGAAACCATCGTATTTTTCATCGCCATTGCGTTCTTCGCCGTCTTCGCCGTGACGCTGCCGGGCTTTATGGCCTCGGACAACCTGTTGTCTTTGCTGCAGAACGTTTCTGTCTTGGGCATTCTGGGTGTGGCGATGGGGATCGTCGTGATCGGGCGGGGGATTGATCTCGCCATGGTGGCCACAATGGCGATGTCCACCGCCTGGACGATTTCGCTAATGAACGCGGGCACGGGTGCGGTGGGTGCAGTGCTTTTGGGGCTGGGGTTTGCCGCAGTGATCGGCATCGTCATGGGCATTTTGATCGCTTACGTGGAAATCCCGGCGATCTTTGCCACGCTGGCGATGTCGACGGTGATCTACGGCTTTGGGCGTCTCGCGCTTGTCGATCTCGATGTGATTTACGTGCCCGAAGACGCAGACTGGCTGCGTGCGATTTCCGGCTCTGTGGGCGGCGTGCCGCTTCCGGTGATTTGGTTCGGGCTTGTGGCGCTTTTGGCCTATGCCTTTCTGCGGTTCACCCGGCGTGGGCGCTACATCTACGCCATGGGCGACAACTATGAAGCCGCGCGCATCACCGGCATTCCGGCGCGTCCGATGACGGTGCTGCAATATCTGCTGTCTTCCGTGATTGCCTTTGGCGCCGGGATCATCACCGCCTCGCTTTTGGCGACTGTGAACATCCGCGTTGCGCAATCGACCATGGTCTACGACGTGATCCTTGTGGTCGTGCTGGGCGGGATTGGTCTGAGCGGTGGCAAGGGCGGCGTGCGCAATGTCATCGTCGGCACGGTTCTGATCGGCATTCTGCTCAACGGCATGACCATCATGGACTTGTCCTTCACGCTTCAGAACCTTGTGAAGGGGGCTGTGTTGTTGGTGGCGATCATCGTCGACAGTTTCGTGAACCCGCGCGACGAACAAACCGCGCAGCAAGGGGATATCTGA
- a CDS encoding FCD domain-containing protein: MADILRREIEQNVFRPGERLPTEAVLGETFGVSRAVIREAIFALKQDGIVQSYQGRGIFVVDELPAASFCLARTELDDKEEIERVFEFLLAHEASAAALAAQRRSPADLDAIGAALGAIDAAIARGENGIEQDMAFHSEILKATGNHLFISFGAFLENRVRHLIRQARANSSRKGLTELVQDEHRAIFAAIEAGDAERAREAAASHLKNAAKRLTLYMQDA, translated from the coding sequence GTGGCCGATATTTTGCGCCGCGAGATTGAACAGAATGTCTTTCGTCCGGGCGAACGCCTGCCGACCGAGGCCGTTTTGGGCGAAACCTTCGGGGTCAGCCGCGCGGTGATCCGCGAAGCGATCTTTGCCCTCAAACAGGACGGCATCGTGCAAAGTTACCAAGGCCGCGGCATCTTCGTGGTTGATGAATTGCCCGCAGCCTCGTTTTGCCTTGCCCGCACCGAATTGGACGACAAGGAAGAGATCGAACGGGTCTTCGAGTTTCTGCTCGCCCATGAGGCCTCCGCCGCCGCACTGGCCGCACAACGGCGCAGCCCGGCGGATCTCGACGCCATCGGCGCCGCACTCGGAGCGATAGACGCCGCCATCGCGCGCGGCGAAAACGGCATCGAACAGGACATGGCCTTTCACTCCGAAATTCTGAAGGCGACCGGAAATCACCTGTTCATCTCTTTCGGTGCGTTTCTGGAAAACCGTGTGCGTCACCTGATCCGACAGGCCCGCGCCAACAGCTCGCGCAAGGGTCTGACCGAGCTTGTGCAGGACGAACACCGCGCCATTTTCGCGGCCATCGAGGCCGGAGATGCCGAGCGCGCGCGTGAGGCGGCGGCGTCCCATCTCAAGAACGCCGCCAAGCGTCTGACGCTTTACATGCAAGACGCCTGA
- the lpdA gene encoding dihydrolipoyl dehydrogenase: MSGTDQNFDLIVIGAGPGGYVAAIRAAQLGLKVACVERENLGGICLNWGCIPTKALLRSAEVYHQMHRAKEFGLSAGDIGFDLDAIVKRSRGVAAQMNGGIKGLFKKNKVTAIMGEAKLAGKGKVEVKTDKGTETLTAKNIIVATGARARELPGLEADGDLVWTYRHALVPTRMPKKLLVIGSGAIGIEFASFYNTLGADTTVVEVMDRVLPVEDKDISAFAKKQFEKQGMKILQKTTVKKLDRAKGKVTAHFEAGGKVTTEEFDTVISAVGIVGNVEGLGLEEAGVKIDRTHVVTDEFCRTGVDGVFAIGDIAGAPWLAHKASHEGVMVAELIAGEHPHPIKPNSIAGCTYCHPQVASVGLTEDKAKEAGYEIKVGKFPFIGNGKAVAMGEAEGLVKTVFDAKTGELLGAHMVGAEVTEMIQGYVIGRTLETTEEELMNTVFPHPTMSEMMHEAVLAAYGRALHI, translated from the coding sequence ATGAGCGGGACGGATCAGAATTTCGACCTCATCGTGATCGGCGCCGGCCCTGGTGGCTATGTGGCCGCCATTCGTGCGGCGCAGCTTGGGCTTAAGGTCGCCTGTGTCGAGCGCGAGAATCTGGGCGGGATTTGTCTGAACTGGGGCTGCATTCCGACCAAGGCGTTGCTGCGCTCGGCGGAGGTCTATCACCAGATGCACCGCGCCAAGGAATTCGGTCTCTCGGCGGGCGACATCGGCTTTGATCTCGACGCCATCGTCAAGCGCTCGCGCGGCGTCGCGGCGCAGATGAATGGCGGGATCAAGGGCTTGTTTAAAAAGAACAAAGTCACCGCGATCATGGGCGAGGCGAAACTCGCCGGCAAAGGTAAGGTCGAGGTCAAAACCGACAAGGGCACCGAGACGCTGACCGCCAAAAATATCATCGTCGCCACCGGCGCGCGGGCGCGCGAACTGCCGGGGCTGGAGGCCGACGGCGATCTGGTCTGGACCTACCGCCACGCTCTGGTGCCGACGCGGATGCCGAAGAAGCTTCTGGTCATCGGATCGGGCGCCATCGGCATTGAATTCGCGAGCTTTTACAACACCTTGGGTGCCGACACGACGGTCGTCGAGGTGATGGATCGCGTGCTTCCGGTCGAGGACAAAGACATTTCCGCCTTCGCCAAAAAACAGTTCGAAAAGCAGGGGATGAAGATCCTGCAAAAGACGACCGTGAAGAAACTCGACCGCGCGAAAGGCAAAGTGACGGCGCATTTCGAAGCGGGCGGAAAAGTCACCACCGAAGAGTTCGACACGGTGATTTCCGCGGTCGGAATCGTCGGCAATGTCGAGGGTCTGGGCCTCGAGGAGGCGGGCGTGAAGATCGACCGCACCCATGTTGTGACCGACGAATTCTGCCGCACGGGTGTCGACGGAGTGTTCGCCATCGGCGACATCGCAGGCGCGCCGTGGCTCGCGCATAAAGCGTCGCACGAAGGCGTCATGGTGGCCGAGTTGATCGCCGGCGAACACCCGCATCCGATCAAGCCGAACTCGATCGCGGGCTGCACCTATTGCCACCCGCAAGTGGCCTCTGTGGGGCTCACCGAGGACAAGGCGAAAGAGGCGGGCTATGAGATCAAGGTCGGCAAATTTCCCTTTATCGGCAATGGGAAAGCCGTCGCCATGGGCGAGGCCGAGGGTCTCGTGAAAACCGTGTTCGACGCCAAGACGGGCGAGCTTTTGGGCGCGCATATGGTGGGCGCCGAGGTGACGGAAATGATCCAGGGCTACGTGATCGGGCGGACGCTTGAGACGACGGAAGAAGAGCTGATGAACACGGTCTTCCCGCACCCGACGATGTCGGAAATGATGCATGAAGCGGTGCTTGCAGCTTACGGACGGGCGCTGCATATTTGA
- a CDS encoding NAD-dependent succinate-semialdehyde dehydrogenase, with product MSLSLQDLRATGLLRDANLVAGDWIEADPETGIAVHNPADGALIGYVPKLGRVEVAKAVKAAEEAQKAWAARTAKDRSNVLRKWFDLMIAHREALAQILTLEQGKPLAEAAGEITYGASFVEWFAEEARRVYGETIPGHQPDKRILVMKQPIGVVAAITPWNFPNAMITRKAGPAFAAGCGMVLKPASQTPYSAIALAVLAERAGLPKGLFSVITGSAAQIGAELTENPVVRKLTFTGSTEIGAMLYAQSAPTIKKLGLELGGNAPFIVFDDADLDAAVEGALIAKFRNNGQTCVCANRIYVQDAVYDAFAEKLAKAVSNLRTGNGMESGVELGPLIDESALEKVQSHVTDVVEKGGRVLAGGKPHALGGTFYEPTVLADVTSDMAVAREETFGPVAPLFRFTDEAEAIQAANDTEFGLASYFYAQDVARIFRVSEGLEYGMVGVNTGLISTAEAPFGGVKMSGLGREGSRHGIEDFLELKYVCLGGIA from the coding sequence ATGAGTTTGAGTTTGCAAGATCTGCGCGCCACCGGGCTTTTGCGCGACGCCAATCTGGTTGCCGGAGACTGGATCGAGGCTGACCCGGAGACCGGCATTGCCGTGCACAACCCTGCCGATGGGGCGCTGATCGGTTACGTCCCGAAACTGGGCCGCGTCGAGGTCGCCAAGGCGGTCAAGGCGGCGGAAGAGGCGCAAAAGGCTTGGGCTGCACGGACCGCGAAAGACCGCTCAAACGTGTTGCGCAAATGGTTCGATCTGATGATCGCGCATCGCGAAGCATTGGCGCAAATTTTGACCTTGGAACAGGGTAAACCTCTCGCGGAAGCCGCGGGTGAGATCACCTATGGCGCGAGTTTTGTCGAGTGGTTCGCCGAAGAGGCCCGCCGGGTCTACGGCGAAACCATTCCCGGCCATCAGCCCGACAAACGCATCCTCGTGATGAAGCAACCCATCGGCGTCGTCGCTGCGATCACGCCGTGGAACTTCCCCAATGCGATGATCACGCGAAAGGCCGGGCCTGCCTTTGCCGCCGGTTGTGGCATGGTGTTGAAACCCGCCTCCCAGACGCCTTATTCCGCCATCGCCTTGGCGGTTCTGGCGGAGCGTGCGGGACTGCCCAAAGGTCTCTTCAGCGTCATCACCGGCTCCGCTGCGCAGATCGGTGCGGAGCTGACCGAGAACCCGGTGGTGCGCAAATTGACCTTCACCGGCTCGACCGAAATCGGCGCGATGCTCTACGCGCAATCGGCGCCGACGATCAAGAAACTCGGGCTGGAATTGGGCGGCAACGCGCCGTTTATCGTCTTTGACGATGCTGATCTCGACGCCGCTGTCGAAGGCGCTCTGATCGCCAAGTTCCGCAACAATGGCCAGACCTGTGTCTGCGCCAACCGCATCTATGTGCAGGACGCGGTCTATGACGCCTTCGCCGAGAAACTGGCCAAGGCGGTCTCAAACCTGCGCACCGGCAACGGCATGGAGAGCGGCGTCGAACTTGGTCCGCTGATCGACGAGAGCGCACTTGAAAAAGTGCAAAGCCATGTGACGGACGTGGTGGAGAAAGGCGGCCGCGTGCTTGCGGGCGGCAAACCCCATGCTCTGGGCGGCACCTTCTATGAGCCGACGGTTCTGGCCGATGTAACCTCCGATATGGCGGTCGCGCGTGAGGAAACCTTTGGCCCCGTCGCCCCGCTGTTCCGCTTCACCGACGAAGCCGAGGCGATCCAGGCCGCCAATGACACCGAATTCGGCCTCGCCTCCTATTTCTACGCTCAGGATGTGGCGCGGATTTTCCGGGTCTCGGAGGGGCTGGAATACGGCATGGTCGGGGTCAACACCGGGTTGATCTCCACCGCAGAAGCGCCCTTTGGCGGGGTTAAAATGTCCGGTCTGGGTCGCGAAGGATCACGCCATGGCATCGAAGATTTCCTTGAACTGAAATACGTGTGTTTGGGAGGCATCGCATGA
- a CDS encoding shikimate dehydrogenase: protein MITGHTKTLAILADPVTHVRTPQALNARFEADGVDAVLVPLEVPPEALEPMLKGLAGARNFAGAVVTVPHKTAVPALCDALSARAAAAQSVNVIRRRSDGALYGDILDGEGFARGLEQAGVTLFGKRVFLAGAGGAASAIAFALADRGIAALTVANRSVAKAEALIARLAAHFPDVDFAAATDPAGHDIAINGTSLGLKPEDVLPFDPDTLDPGTLVAEVIMQPEITPLLHAAEARGLMIHPGHHMLEEQLTEMLRFLTHEEE from the coding sequence ATGATCACGGGGCACACCAAAACTCTGGCGATCCTCGCCGATCCGGTCACCCATGTACGCACGCCACAGGCACTTAACGCGCGGTTTGAGGCCGACGGCGTGGACGCCGTTTTGGTCCCGCTCGAAGTGCCGCCCGAGGCATTGGAGCCGATGCTCAAAGGTCTCGCAGGCGCGCGCAATTTCGCGGGCGCCGTGGTCACCGTGCCGCATAAAACCGCTGTGCCTGCGCTCTGCGATGCGCTGAGCGCGCGCGCGGCGGCGGCGCAAAGCGTTAATGTCATCCGGCGCAGGTCGGACGGGGCGCTCTACGGCGATATCCTCGACGGCGAAGGCTTTGCACGCGGGTTGGAGCAGGCGGGTGTGACGCTTTTCGGCAAGCGTGTGTTCCTTGCGGGCGCAGGCGGCGCGGCCAGTGCGATCGCCTTTGCGCTGGCGGACCGTGGCATTGCCGCGCTGACCGTGGCGAACCGCTCCGTTGCGAAAGCCGAGGCCCTGATCGCGCGGCTGGCCGCGCATTTCCCCGATGTGGATTTCGCCGCCGCCACCGACCCCGCCGGGCATGACATCGCGATCAACGGCACTTCTTTGGGCCTCAAACCCGAGGATGTTCTGCCCTTCGATCCGGACACACTCGACCCCGGCACCTTGGTCGCCGAAGTCATCATGCAGCCGGAGATCACACCGCTTTTGCACGCCGCCGAGGCGCGCGGTCTCATGATCCATCCGGGGCATCACATGTTGGAGGAGCAGTTGACGGAGATGCTGCGGTTTCTGACGCATGAGGAGGAATGA